From the genome of Vicia villosa cultivar HV-30 ecotype Madison, WI linkage group LG2, Vvil1.0, whole genome shotgun sequence, one region includes:
- the LOC131650542 gene encoding ubiquitin-conjugating enzyme E2 variant 1B-like — protein MGSEGSSVVVPRNFRLLEELERGEKGIGDGTVSYGMDDADDIFMQSWTGTIIGPPGTVHEGRIYQLKLFCGKDYPDNPPSVRFQTRINMTCVNQESGAVEPNLFPMLAKWKRESTMEDILLQLKKEMMSPQNRKLAQPPEGNEDGRIDQKGLVLRCCIV, from the exons TTCCTAGGAATTTTAGATTATTGGAAGAGCTTGAGCGAGGGGAGAAGGGAATTGGAGATGGGACTGTTAGCTATGGAATGGATGATGCTGATGATATATTCATGCAGTCATGGACTGGTACTATTATTGGCCCCCCTGGT ACTGTTCATGAAGGTCGTATCTACCAGTTGAAGTTATTCTGCGGCAAGGATTATCCAGATAATCCACCATCTGTTAGATTTCAGACAAGGATTAACATGACTTGCGTCAATCAAGAATCTGGAGCG GTTGAGCCAAATTTGTTTCCCATGCTTGCTAAATGGAAAAGAGAGTCTACAATGGAAGATATTTTACTGCAATTGAAGAAAGAAATGATGTCTCCACAAAATCGGAAGCTAGCACAGCCTCCTGAAG GCAATGAAGATGGAAGGATTGACCAAAAAGGGCTGGTGCTGAGATGTTGTATCGTGTAA